From Ursus arctos isolate Adak ecotype North America unplaced genomic scaffold, UrsArc2.0 scaffold_11, whole genome shotgun sequence, the proteins below share one genomic window:
- the CCDC25 gene encoding coiled-coil domain-containing protein 25 isoform X4 — translation MDCAHLVKANSIQGCKMNNVNVVYTPWSNLKKTADMDVGQIGFHRQKDVKIVTVEKKVNEILNRLEKTKMERFPDLAAEKECRDREERNEKKAQIQEMKRREKEEMKKKREMDELRSYSSLMKVENMSSNQDGNDSDEFM, via the exons ATGGACTGTGCCCATCTTGTGAAGGCCAATAGCATTCAAG GCTGCAAGATGAACAACGTGAATGTGGTATATACGCCGTGGTCTAACCTGAAGAAAACGGCCGACATGGATGTGGGACAGATAGGCTTTCACAGGCAGAAGGAT GTGAAAATTGTGACCGTGGAGAAAAAAGTGAATGAGATCCTGAACCGATTAGAAAAGACCAAAATGGAGCGGTTCCCAGACCTCGCGGCAGAGAAGGAATGCAGAGACCGGGAAGAGAGGAATGAGAAAAAAGCCCAAATTCaggaaatgaaaaggagagagaaggaagagatgaagaagaaGCGGGAAATGGACGAACTTAG gagctaTTCATCACTAATGAAAGTTGAGAATATGTCTTCAAATCAG GACGGCAATGATTCAGATGAATTCATGTGA